A genomic stretch from Telmatocola sphagniphila includes:
- a CDS encoding hybrid sensor histidine kinase/response regulator: protein MNDPLDATIPAKIHSPLGPQDPPDGLHHPTPNSATFTLDPAGTVLSWNRGAERIFGYTAAEIVSRNYSRLFAPAQILAQKPSQNLQLAATEGSLEKSEWCCTAHGVTFCASITLTQLQNSLSQPVGFVQTTRCNVPPLKGDSSAATPESYSESAHSLEPVSRTSCSLQKAISSADLVASEMRYRRLFEAAQDGILILDSSTRKIQEANPFLANLLEFPPNELVGKELWEIGLLKDIVANKELFKKLQKLGYVRYECYPLLTKSGQHIDVEFVSNSYDVLGTLVIQCNIRDITDRKRSEDSLKASEERYRTLVEATSAIVWSTPQSGGFETDQPDWSSFTGQTFEELRGWGWLNAIHPEDRDRTAKVWSEAFEQKWIYYVEHRLRRVDGLYRHMVARAVPILNLDGSIREWFGIHIDVTERKKTEEALLLHDRAIKAATQGLMIADVTLPNHPIVYVSPACETITGYQSSDFLGLNCRFLQGKDSDPLSIKLMKNAVENGVPCSVEILNYRKDGTPFWNAVSLSPIRDDAGLLTHYVAVQVDVTSRRKLESQFLQAQKMEAVGQLAGGIAHDFNNLLTIILGYCDLLIEALPPEDSQRELLNEIQNAGLRAAGLTRQLLAFSRKSVLEIRTLDLNELVRDNERLLRRMIGEDIRLITYLQENIGSIKVDSSHIGQILMNLAINSRDAMPRGGQLIFETSEVDMEDADFPSQSGCASGRYVKLVISDNGNGMTAEVQSHIFEPFFTTKEVGKGTGLGLATVYGIVKQCGGHIALYSEAGFGTTFKIYFPIVPGTEKTTRADIQLAKPRGGTETILLVEDEASVRNIASLILTSQGYTVLTAESGKEALDVVQRHQGGIDLLLTDVIMPGMSGRELSEVLTQKTPKLKVLYASGYTEDAVIRHGILDLEVSFLQKPYTPTSLARKVREILERN, encoded by the coding sequence ATGAATGACCCACTCGATGCTACGATCCCCGCTAAAATCCATTCACCTCTAGGACCGCAAGATCCTCCGGACGGTCTGCACCACCCGACTCCGAACTCGGCCACATTCACACTGGATCCAGCGGGAACGGTGCTCAGTTGGAACCGAGGGGCGGAAAGGATATTTGGATACACTGCCGCGGAAATTGTCTCTCGGAATTATTCCCGCCTGTTCGCTCCCGCCCAGATCTTGGCTCAAAAGCCTTCCCAAAACTTACAACTGGCGGCCACCGAGGGATCCCTGGAAAAATCCGAATGGTGTTGTACGGCCCACGGAGTAACTTTCTGCGCGTCCATCACACTAACCCAGTTGCAAAATTCCCTCTCGCAACCCGTGGGTTTCGTTCAGACGACGCGCTGCAATGTTCCGCCATTAAAGGGCGACTCCTCGGCCGCGACTCCGGAAAGTTATAGCGAGTCGGCCCATTCACTGGAACCGGTTTCGCGAACTTCATGTTCCCTGCAGAAAGCGATATCCTCAGCGGATTTGGTCGCTTCGGAAATGCGTTATCGCCGTCTTTTTGAGGCGGCACAGGACGGGATTCTCATCCTCGATTCTTCGACTCGGAAAATCCAGGAAGCGAATCCTTTTTTAGCTAACCTTTTAGAATTTCCGCCGAACGAATTAGTGGGTAAAGAACTCTGGGAAATCGGTTTATTAAAGGATATTGTGGCCAACAAAGAGTTATTCAAGAAGTTGCAAAAATTGGGGTATGTTCGTTACGAATGCTATCCGCTTTTGACCAAGTCGGGACAGCATATCGATGTCGAGTTCGTGAGTAATTCTTACGATGTCCTGGGCACCTTGGTTATCCAATGCAATATCCGAGACATCACCGACAGGAAACGGTCGGAGGATTCCTTGAAGGCCAGTGAAGAACGCTATCGGACACTAGTGGAAGCCACGTCAGCGATTGTCTGGAGTACGCCGCAGTCGGGAGGATTCGAAACAGACCAGCCCGATTGGAGTTCGTTCACCGGCCAAACCTTCGAGGAATTGCGCGGCTGGGGTTGGCTTAACGCCATCCATCCGGAAGACCGGGACAGGACTGCAAAAGTCTGGAGCGAGGCTTTTGAGCAGAAATGGATCTACTACGTGGAACATCGTCTGCGCCGGGTCGATGGGCTTTACCGCCATATGGTGGCTAGGGCAGTCCCTATCTTAAACCTCGATGGAAGCATTCGGGAATGGTTCGGAATCCATATCGACGTCACCGAACGTAAAAAAACAGAAGAAGCCCTCTTGCTTCATGATCGCGCGATCAAAGCGGCTACCCAGGGATTGATGATCGCCGATGTCACTCTGCCGAATCATCCAATCGTCTATGTCAGCCCCGCTTGTGAGACTATCACCGGGTATCAATCTTCTGATTTTTTGGGTCTTAACTGTCGGTTCCTCCAAGGTAAAGATTCCGATCCCCTTAGCATCAAGCTAATGAAAAATGCCGTCGAGAATGGAGTACCTTGCAGTGTCGAAATATTGAATTATCGCAAAGATGGAACTCCTTTTTGGAACGCCGTTTCGTTATCTCCGATCCGCGATGATGCGGGATTGCTCACTCACTATGTTGCAGTTCAAGTCGATGTGACGTCTCGTCGGAAACTGGAGTCCCAGTTTCTACAAGCTCAGAAGATGGAAGCCGTCGGGCAACTGGCGGGTGGGATCGCTCACGACTTCAATAACCTGTTGACCATCATCTTGGGATACTGCGATCTATTGATCGAAGCTCTCCCCCCGGAGGATTCGCAAAGGGAATTACTCAATGAAATTCAGAATGCCGGGTTGCGAGCGGCGGGATTGACCCGTCAACTGCTGGCGTTCAGCAGAAAATCTGTGCTGGAGATCCGCACGCTGGATCTGAATGAACTGGTTCGCGATAATGAGAGATTGCTTCGGCGCATGATCGGCGAAGATATTCGTCTCATCACGTATCTTCAGGAAAATATCGGCAGTATCAAAGTGGATAGTAGTCACATTGGCCAGATCCTGATGAACTTGGCCATCAATTCTCGGGACGCAATGCCTCGAGGAGGGCAGCTGATCTTTGAAACGAGCGAAGTGGATATGGAAGATGCCGATTTCCCTTCGCAATCGGGATGCGCGTCGGGGCGATACGTCAAACTAGTTATCAGCGATAACGGCAATGGCATGACTGCGGAAGTTCAATCGCATATTTTCGAACCTTTTTTTACTACCAAAGAAGTCGGAAAAGGAACTGGCCTGGGTTTGGCAACGGTTTATGGAATCGTTAAGCAATGTGGAGGACATATTGCCTTATACAGCGAAGCGGGATTCGGCACGACTTTTAAGATTTACTTTCCTATAGTCCCGGGCACCGAGAAGACCACTCGAGCGGATATTCAGCTGGCAAAACCTCGAGGCGGTACCGAAACCATTCTGCTCGTGGAAGATGAGGCCAGTGTCCGCAATATTGCATCTCTGATTTTAACTTCCCAGGGATATACCGTGCTAACGGCGGAATCCGGTAAGGAAGCTCTGGACGTGGTTCAACGGCATCAGGGAGGTATCGATTTGCTCCTGACCGACGTGATTATGCCCGGTATGAGCGGTAGAGAATTGTCAGAAGTCCTAACTCAAAAAACGCCTAAATTGAAAGTTCTTTATGCGAGCGGATACACCGAGGATGCTGTTATTCGCCATGGAATTCTCGATCTCGAAGTCTCCTTTTTGCAAAAACCCTACACGCCGACCTCGCTGGCTCGAAAAGTTCGCGAAATTTTGGAACGGAATTGA
- a CDS encoding response regulator transcription factor, translating into MIRANKLRIFLADDHAVVREGLKALINAQSTMQVVGEASNGIEACQLVLTLKPDVVVMDVSMPGLSGSQATSRLRQECATIRVLALTVHEDKGYIRQLLAAGAAGYVLKRAAPEELIHAIRAVAAGGVYLDPIMASKVVGGFVRKPVGENSQSMELSDRETEVAKRTAAGYSNKEIAARLELSIKTVETYRSRAMDKLGLHSRADLVRYAVQQGWLQNG; encoded by the coding sequence ATGATACGAGCAAACAAATTGCGAATTTTTTTGGCGGATGATCATGCTGTCGTCCGAGAGGGTTTAAAAGCTCTCATCAACGCCCAATCCACCATGCAAGTCGTTGGAGAAGCTTCGAATGGCATCGAAGCCTGCCAACTTGTTCTGACTTTGAAACCGGATGTCGTGGTCATGGACGTTTCAATGCCGGGGTTGAGCGGATCGCAAGCAACCAGTCGCTTGCGTCAGGAATGCGCGACGATTCGAGTGCTGGCTCTAACCGTACATGAAGATAAAGGATACATCCGGCAGTTGCTCGCCGCCGGAGCCGCGGGCTATGTGCTGAAACGGGCGGCACCGGAAGAACTGATTCATGCGATCCGTGCCGTGGCCGCCGGGGGAGTCTATCTGGATCCGATCATGGCAAGTAAAGTTGTCGGCGGATTTGTGCGAAAACCGGTCGGGGAAAATTCTCAATCGATGGAATTGAGCGATCGGGAGACCGAGGTGGCGAAGCGAACCGCCGCCGGGTACAGCAATAAAGAAATTGCAGCCCGTCTGGAGTTAAGCATTAAAACTGTCGAGACCTATCGCTCCCGGGCGATGGATAAATTGGGACTTCATAGTCGGGCCGATCTGGTCCGGTACGCCGTGCAGCAAGGCTGGCTGCAGAATGGTTAA
- a CDS encoding PAS domain-containing sensor histidine kinase — translation MTPSFPHDIQYSDSIPSALEGIGMAILVVDRAGQIRLVNSVAEKLTGWSRSEAIGQPINLVFRIEREANGEPITDVLVEVLLTGMPQQLSDHTVLIGRNQSRCRIDHGTSPVRNSDQQVVGAVLFFCDVSDRQRIAQAVEDARVFAEGIVQTVREPLLVLDSELRVRLANRAFYNTFRLTPAETESKSLFTLGDQPWEIPELRTLLQRIVSEGSHFDDFIVEHEFQKLGRRTMVLNARRLPGKSFSPGLVLLSIEDATHRQQANEALAVSETRYRRLFETAQDGILLVHPRDRKIFDANPFLTDLLGYSHSDLVGKELWEIGLFQEADANKVAFGKLLREGYIRYDDLPLRTHDDRQIEVEFVSNIYDVGETKVIQCNIRDVTDRKRAQYALEIAHASLEIRVQKRTVELAEANESLKNEIRLREAAEADRRNLQQQLTTVQEDERRRIARELHDEMGQHLTALGLGLKVAKDATADPSLERDRLQSLQTMTDLIGKEIHHLALELRPTALDDLGLQAALVNYTEGWSERTGIELDFHSVGLDVNRLPPAIETAIYRVIQEALTNILKHATAQRVSVVLQRKIDFVSALVEDDGRGFDAEAVDVNRLGILGMRERVALVGGTLVVESGLNQGTTVIARIPLT, via the coding sequence ATGACTCCGAGTTTCCCGCACGATATTCAATACTCCGATTCGATTCCCTCGGCCTTGGAAGGCATCGGGATGGCGATCCTCGTCGTCGATCGGGCCGGTCAGATTCGACTGGTGAATTCGGTGGCGGAAAAGCTCACCGGCTGGTCCAGATCGGAGGCGATCGGTCAACCCATAAATCTGGTTTTCCGGATTGAAAGAGAAGCCAACGGCGAGCCGATCACCGATGTGCTCGTGGAGGTTCTCCTGACGGGTATGCCGCAGCAACTCTCCGATCATACCGTTCTGATCGGACGGAATCAGAGCCGATGCCGTATCGATCATGGAACTTCTCCGGTCCGAAATTCCGACCAACAGGTTGTTGGTGCGGTATTGTTTTTCTGCGATGTATCCGACCGGCAACGAATTGCCCAAGCGGTGGAGGATGCCCGAGTATTTGCCGAGGGGATAGTTCAAACGGTCCGCGAACCACTCTTGGTTCTGGATTCGGAGCTTCGAGTTCGACTGGCGAATCGGGCGTTTTATAATACTTTTCGACTCACTCCCGCTGAAACCGAGTCGAAGTCGCTTTTCACTTTGGGAGATCAACCCTGGGAAATCCCGGAGTTGCGAACTCTGCTCCAGCGAATCGTCTCCGAGGGTAGCCACTTCGACGATTTTATCGTCGAGCATGAGTTCCAGAAGCTGGGTCGCCGCACCATGGTCCTTAATGCCCGGCGATTACCGGGGAAAAGCTTCAGTCCCGGTCTGGTCCTCCTGTCCATCGAGGACGCCACTCATCGCCAACAGGCGAACGAAGCGCTGGCGGTCTCCGAGACGCGCTACCGTCGCCTATTCGAAACGGCACAGGACGGCATCCTGCTAGTCCATCCCAGAGACCGGAAAATTTTCGACGCCAACCCCTTCCTGACGGATCTCCTGGGCTATTCGCACTCCGATTTAGTCGGTAAAGAGTTGTGGGAGATTGGTTTGTTCCAGGAGGCCGATGCCAACAAAGTCGCTTTTGGGAAATTGCTTCGCGAAGGATATATTCGCTACGACGATCTTCCTTTGAGGACTCACGACGATCGACAAATTGAGGTGGAATTCGTCAGTAATATCTACGATGTCGGCGAAACGAAAGTGATCCAGTGCAATATCCGCGATGTTACTGATCGCAAGAGAGCGCAATACGCTCTGGAAATTGCTCATGCTAGTCTGGAAATCCGGGTGCAGAAACGCACGGTCGAACTGGCTGAGGCCAACGAGTCGCTAAAGAATGAGATTCGCCTTCGCGAAGCAGCGGAAGCGGATCGACGCAATTTGCAGCAGCAATTGACGACCGTTCAAGAGGATGAACGCCGACGGATTGCCCGCGAACTCCACGATGAGATGGGTCAGCACCTGACTGCCCTCGGGCTCGGCTTGAAAGTGGCCAAGGATGCCACCGCCGATCCGTCGCTGGAACGCGATCGACTGCAATCGCTGCAAACGATGACCGATTTAATTGGTAAAGAAATCCACCACCTCGCTTTGGAACTCCGTCCCACCGCACTGGACGATCTCGGGCTGCAAGCCGCTCTGGTAAATTACACGGAAGGATGGTCCGAACGGACGGGAATTGAACTGGATTTTCACAGCGTGGGTCTCGATGTGAATCGACTTCCTCCCGCTATCGAAACCGCAATCTATCGAGTCATCCAGGAAGCGCTCACCAATATCCTCAAGCATGCCACGGCTCAAAGGGTTAGCGTCGTTCTGCAGCGCAAAATTGATTTCGTCTCGGCCCTGGTGGAAGATGATGGTCGAGGTTTTGATGCCGAGGCCGTGGATGTGAATCGGTTGGGCATTCTGGGAATGCGCGAACGGGTAGCCTTGGTAGGCGGTACACTGGTAGTGGAATCTGGTCTGAATCAGGGCACGACGGTCATCGCTCGAATTCCGCTAACGTAA
- a CDS encoding cupin domain-containing protein, which produces MSLPHALSGQVIDLLPFEKSFGEAQTRTLVKTPHLEIIRFVLPAEKEWPGHQIDGEITIQCLEGKMSISHAGITSEMVAGQMLYLAGRQQHSLLGIENSLVLVTVLLQRLRQ; this is translated from the coding sequence ATGTCTCTACCGCATGCCTTATCCGGGCAAGTTATTGATCTGCTCCCCTTCGAGAAGAGCTTTGGCGAGGCTCAAACTCGAACCTTGGTGAAAACGCCCCATCTCGAAATCATACGCTTTGTTCTCCCGGCCGAGAAAGAATGGCCAGGACACCAGATCGATGGAGAAATCACGATTCAGTGTCTGGAAGGGAAAATGTCTATCTCCCATGCGGGAATCACCAGCGAGATGGTGGCCGGTCAGATGCTTTATCTGGCGGGGAGACAACAACATTCTTTGCTCGGGATCGAGAATTCTCTAGTTCTGGTAACCGTTTTACTTCAACGACTTCGTCAATGA
- a CDS encoding BON domain-containing protein: MDLDGELEKTIRREIMWEPNARDSQINISVEEGHVLLGGWVNSYAEKWAVEKIASRVAGIRGFATTLALRGSGYPL; encoded by the coding sequence ATGGATTTGGATGGGGAATTAGAAAAAACTATCCGCCGCGAGATCATGTGGGAGCCCAACGCTCGGGACTCACAGATCAACATTTCTGTGGAGGAAGGTCACGTCCTACTGGGGGGCTGGGTGAATTCTTACGCCGAAAAATGGGCGGTCGAGAAAATAGCGAGTCGTGTCGCGGGGATTCGTGGATTTGCCACCACATTAGCTCTTCGAGGATCGGGATATCCGCTCTAA
- a CDS encoding dodecin domain-containing protein encodes MIGTELELLALPPFQLADMEGISRAGWGAAARHAIDQASRAFDHIQGLDVISSEIVILDGGIKEYHIAIKLSYSPKSLRQMNIARPM; translated from the coding sequence ATGATTGGCACCGAATTGGAATTGCTTGCTTTACCCCCTTTTCAGCTCGCGGACATGGAGGGAATATCCCGTGCCGGTTGGGGCGCGGCCGCCCGTCACGCGATCGATCAGGCGTCGCGGGCATTCGATCACATCCAGGGATTGGACGTGATTTCCAGTGAGATCGTCATTCTTGATGGAGGCATTAAAGAGTACCACATCGCCATTAAGTTGTCCTATTCCCCAAAAAGTTTACGGCAGATGAATATTGCCCGGCCGATGTGA
- a CDS encoding general stress protein, whose translation MSEMNTVVAFFDSHDKAEKTIRQLQKDGFDMKKLSIIGRDYHTEEHAIGYYNSGDRMLYWGKQGAFWGGVWGLLFGAAFFWVPGVGPLLIAGPLITCIVAALESAVVVGGMSVLGGALASIGIPENSIIQFESEVKNGKYLLTLQGTPEEMNRAKTLLSSSGALKTHSYQAKLPTAVLV comes from the coding sequence ATGTCGGAAATGAACACTGTCGTGGCATTCTTCGATTCGCATGACAAAGCGGAAAAGACGATTCGCCAGCTCCAAAAGGACGGCTTCGATATGAAGAAGCTGTCGATTATCGGCCGTGACTATCACACCGAGGAACACGCGATCGGATATTACAATTCCGGGGACCGCATGCTCTACTGGGGAAAGCAAGGCGCTTTCTGGGGCGGAGTATGGGGCCTGCTCTTCGGTGCGGCGTTCTTCTGGGTGCCTGGTGTCGGGCCACTACTCATAGCCGGTCCGTTGATCACTTGTATCGTGGCGGCTCTGGAAAGTGCCGTTGTGGTAGGTGGGATGAGTGTCCTGGGAGGTGCGCTGGCCAGTATCGGAATTCCAGAAAACAGCATCATCCAGTTCGAATCCGAAGTGAAAAATGGCAAATATCTACTGACACTTCAGGGTACGCCCGAGGAAATGAACCGGGCGAAGACACTCCTTTCGAGCTCCGGCGCCCTGAAGACGCATTCTTATCAAGCCAAGCTTCCCACCGCGGTGCTCGTTTGA
- a CDS encoding Dps family protein, with translation MTTSSIVRPDGAHLKEPIIPSKHGETQSFSIARRNPLALDSKVAASSIDNLNQLLADTITLRDLYKKHHWQASGPMFYVFHLLFDKHFEEQSKLTDLLAERVQTLGGVCFAMAPDVAEATIIPRAPNGREDTATQIARLLQAHEIILLEARTMARDAASAGDLGSNDIIVSNVIRTSELQVWFLAEHVQ, from the coding sequence TTGACTACTTCATCGATCGTCCGTCCGGATGGGGCTCACCTTAAAGAGCCGATTATTCCTTCGAAGCATGGCGAAACGCAGTCTTTCAGCATCGCCCGCCGCAACCCTCTGGCTCTCGATTCGAAAGTTGCCGCCTCGAGCATAGACAATCTCAATCAGCTTCTGGCCGATACGATCACTCTCCGGGACTTATACAAGAAGCATCACTGGCAGGCTTCCGGACCGATGTTCTACGTCTTCCATCTGTTGTTTGACAAGCATTTTGAAGAACAATCCAAGCTCACCGACCTCCTGGCGGAACGGGTGCAGACGCTGGGCGGAGTCTGCTTTGCCATGGCTCCGGATGTCGCCGAAGCCACGATCATTCCACGCGCGCCCAACGGACGAGAAGACACGGCCACTCAAATCGCCCGCTTGCTTCAAGCTCATGAAATCATTCTTCTGGAAGCCAGAACAATGGCGCGCGACGCCGCCTCCGCCGGAGATTTGGGATCCAATGACATCATTGTCTCCAACGTCATTCGAACGAGTGAATTGCAGGTCTGGTTTCTTGCTGAACATGTTCAATAA
- a CDS encoding TspO/MBR family protein: MYDEIDTSPKTRINQALALLGWVGISFTASITGIIVSTEGWFEGLQKPSWEPPNWIFGPVWTFLYLMMGLAAWFVWRKGGWALQRIPLWFFLLQLFLNACWTPLFFGMHFLELALVEIVLLWLSLTITMTTFFRVSKTAFCLMIPYWSWVSYATALNFIIWRMNS; this comes from the coding sequence ATGTACGACGAAATTGACACCTCTCCGAAGACGAGAATCAATCAGGCGCTGGCCCTACTGGGCTGGGTCGGAATCAGCTTTACTGCCTCCATCACGGGAATCATTGTTTCAACGGAAGGCTGGTTTGAGGGACTTCAAAAACCCAGTTGGGAGCCTCCGAATTGGATATTTGGTCCGGTTTGGACATTCCTTTATCTTATGATGGGCCTCGCCGCCTGGTTTGTCTGGCGGAAGGGAGGATGGGCCCTGCAGCGGATTCCACTCTGGTTTTTTTTACTTCAGCTATTTTTGAACGCTTGTTGGACTCCGCTTTTCTTCGGCATGCATTTTCTGGAGTTGGCATTAGTTGAAATCGTGCTTCTTTGGCTGTCCCTAACGATCACGATGACCACTTTCTTTCGCGTCAGCAAAACTGCCTTTTGTTTGATGATTCCTTATTGGTCCTGGGTCAGCTATGCGACGGCCTTGAACTTCATTATTTGGAGGATGAACAGCTGA
- a CDS encoding TIGR03000 domain-containing protein, with product MRNKMTMLAFAGAVLLLIVPDASAQRGGGGGRGFGGGGRGFGGGYSSGFGNRGYSGYGNGYYGGGYSPYYSGFGLSIGFNPYISGDGGNYYYPNTAYSTNPITYYSTPTTTVLQNSYEGPVSQSSYNPSYAINPTINYATVSIFVPTNDAKVWFGDTPMPEQGLNRLYQSPPLESGKAFRYTIKAKWMENGKENEQTRQLEVRAGQSSIADFRSNASTITPTLIPYSPK from the coding sequence ATGCGGAATAAAATGACCATGCTGGCTTTCGCCGGCGCCGTTCTCTTACTCATTGTTCCGGATGCTTCCGCTCAACGCGGCGGTGGGGGAGGCCGCGGTTTCGGCGGAGGTGGTAGAGGATTCGGTGGAGGGTATTCGAGTGGGTTTGGGAATCGCGGATATTCCGGATATGGCAATGGTTATTATGGCGGAGGCTATAGTCCTTATTACTCTGGTTTTGGACTATCCATTGGCTTCAATCCCTATATTTCCGGGGATGGAGGGAATTATTACTATCCGAATACGGCCTACAGCACCAACCCGATTACCTATTATTCCACCCCGACAACGACCGTTCTTCAAAACAGTTATGAAGGACCGGTATCTCAATCGAGCTATAACCCCAGCTATGCTATCAATCCAACCATCAATTATGCCACAGTGTCAATATTCGTACCCACCAACGATGCTAAAGTCTGGTTTGGCGATACTCCTATGCCAGAACAGGGTTTGAATCGTCTTTATCAGTCACCGCCGCTCGAGTCGGGTAAGGCGTTCAGATATACGATCAAGGCGAAATGGATGGAGAACGGCAAAGAAAACGAGCAGACGCGTCAGTTGGAAGTTCGAGCAGGTCAGAGCAGCATTGCGGATTTTCGGAGCAATGCCAGCACCATAACACCGACTCTCATTCCTTATTCCCCCAAATAA
- a CDS encoding DUF3309 family protein yields MGLLLLVLVILLLVGGLPRWNYSQNWGYGPSGLIGFILVVLVCLILFTDVIHISRF; encoded by the coding sequence ATGGGACTTCTACTCTTGGTACTTGTAATTCTCCTTCTGGTAGGAGGTCTACCCCGCTGGAATTACTCCCAGAACTGGGGTTACGGGCCGAGCGGGTTGATAGGCTTTATCCTGGTGGTATTGGTCTGTCTGATACTCTTCACAGATGTGATTCACATCTCAAGATTTTAA